The Immundisolibacter cernigliae genome has a window encoding:
- a CDS encoding SemiSWEET transporter, with protein sequence MTTAIGLLAALLTTAAFLPQVLHTLATRDTRGISLRMYVIFVAGVLLWLIYGLLVRDLPLILANAITLLLAGAILYLKLRHG encoded by the coding sequence ATGACGACCGCCATCGGCCTGCTGGCGGCACTGCTGACGACCGCCGCCTTCCTGCCGCAGGTGCTGCACACGCTGGCTACGCGCGACACGCGCGGCATCTCGCTGCGCATGTACGTGATCTTCGTGGCCGGCGTGTTGCTGTGGCTGATCTACGGCCTGCTGGTGCGCGACTTGCCCCTGATTCTGGCCAATGCGATCACGCTGCTGCTGGCCGGCGCCATCCTGTACCTGAAGCTGCGCCACGGCTGA
- the bphC gene encoding biphenyl-2,3-diol 1,2-dioxygenase, whose product MAKVTEFGYLGIGVKDGDAWREFASQVVGMEVLDEGDGDRFYLRMDNQHHRIVVNLHGDDDMDFIGWRVAGPEEFDEMKRQLDAAGVDWKQADGEERKERMVLDLLKFKDPGGNPTEIYHGPRIETFLPFHPGRRMYGRFLTGTGGVGHCILRQDDVQKAYRFYTDVLGMRGSVEYNLPIPGTPMTASPVFMHCNDRDHSVAFLGAPMAKRINHLMIEVENMDDVGYTLDIVRKRKIPVAIQPGKHSNDQMWSFYMGNPSGWLWEYGWGARKATHQSEYYVADVWGHGVEATGFGMDLEMQA is encoded by the coding sequence ATGGCGAAGGTAACGGAATTCGGATACCTGGGCATCGGCGTCAAGGACGGCGACGCCTGGCGTGAGTTTGCCAGCCAGGTGGTTGGCATGGAGGTGCTGGATGAGGGCGACGGCGATCGCTTTTACCTGCGCATGGACAATCAGCACCACCGCATCGTCGTGAACCTGCACGGCGACGACGATATGGACTTCATCGGCTGGCGCGTGGCCGGGCCGGAAGAATTCGACGAGATGAAACGCCAGCTGGACGCCGCCGGCGTGGACTGGAAGCAGGCCGACGGCGAGGAGCGCAAGGAGCGCATGGTGCTGGACCTGCTCAAGTTCAAGGACCCGGGTGGCAACCCGACCGAGATCTACCACGGCCCGCGGATCGAGACCTTCCTGCCCTTCCATCCCGGTCGGCGCATGTACGGCCGCTTCCTGACCGGTACCGGCGGCGTTGGCCACTGCATCCTGCGCCAGGACGACGTGCAAAAGGCCTACCGCTTCTACACCGACGTGCTGGGCATGCGCGGCTCGGTGGAGTACAACCTGCCGATCCCCGGCACGCCGATGACCGCCTCACCGGTGTTCATGCACTGCAACGACCGCGATCACTCGGTGGCCTTCCTGGGCGCGCCGATGGCAAAGCGCATCAACCACCTGATGATCGAGGTGGAGAACATGGACGACGTGGGCTACACGCTGGACATCGTGCGCAAGCGCAAGATCCCGGTGGCCATCCAGCCGGGCAAGCACAGCAACGACCAGATGTGGTCCTTCTACATGGGCAACCCGTCCGGGTGGCTGTGGGAGTACGGCTGGGGCGCCCGCAAGGCCACCCATCAGTCCGAATACTACGTGGCCGACGTGTGGGGCCATGGTGTCGAGGCCACCGGCTTTGGCATGGATCTGGAGATGCAGGCCTGA
- a CDS encoding diacylglycerol kinase produces the protein MGLARIGRAAYYSAKGLRAAFAGEEAFRQELLIVAVLTPVGLWLGRTAVERALLVGSLLLLLIVELLNSAIEAAIDRIGLERHELSGRAKDMASAAVFVALVLALSVWALIAGARWLT, from the coding sequence ATGGGTCTGGCCAGGATCGGGCGTGCAGCGTATTACTCGGCCAAGGGCCTGCGGGCGGCCTTCGCCGGCGAGGAGGCGTTTCGCCAGGAGCTGCTGATCGTGGCGGTACTGACGCCAGTCGGGCTGTGGCTGGGGCGCACCGCCGTGGAACGGGCCTTGCTGGTCGGCAGCCTGCTGTTGCTGCTGATCGTGGAACTGCTGAACTCGGCCATCGAGGCGGCCATCGACCGCATCGGCCTGGAGCGGCACGAACTGTCCGGTCGGGCCAAGGACATGGCTTCGGCGGCGGTGTTCGTGGCGCTGGTGTTGGCCTTGTCGGTGTGGGCACTGATTGCCGGAGCCCGCTGGCTGACTTGA
- a CDS encoding NAD(P)-dependent oxidoreductase — MVQVGYVGLGSMGLPMALNLRKAGFGLQVVSRSRGPIERALAAGATEAAGYAALAAAVDAVCTCLPMPADVERVYLEPDGLVAAARPGTLLIDHSTVGPDTCRRIDTAARARGVHFLDAPVSGGPAGAQAGTLGIMVGGERPVFEQARPVLDAMGKTVVYMGATGSGAVAKLINNLLVGVHQRALIEMLLVGQKAGVDLDALYQVLMGSSGRSAILEMMYPRLKARDLEPKFRTELLHKDLRLALEMAAACGVRSATGETAFAAINAAMAAGYADRDTLAMLLPLERDAGVQLFGASP; from the coding sequence ATGGTGCAGGTCGGTTACGTTGGACTGGGCAGCATGGGGCTGCCGATGGCTCTCAATCTGCGCAAGGCCGGGTTCGGGCTGCAGGTGGTCAGCCGCAGCCGCGGGCCGATCGAGCGGGCCCTGGCCGCCGGTGCAACCGAGGCGGCCGGTTATGCGGCGCTGGCCGCGGCGGTGGATGCCGTGTGTACCTGTTTGCCGATGCCGGCCGACGTCGAGCGCGTGTACCTCGAACCCGACGGCCTGGTGGCGGCGGCCCGGCCGGGCACGCTGCTGATCGACCACAGCACGGTCGGACCGGACACCTGTCGCAGGATCGATACCGCTGCCCGCGCCCGCGGCGTGCATTTTCTCGATGCGCCGGTGTCGGGCGGCCCGGCCGGCGCGCAGGCCGGCACGCTCGGCATCATGGTCGGCGGCGAACGGCCAGTGTTCGAGCAGGCGCGCCCGGTGCTGGATGCCATGGGCAAGACGGTCGTCTACATGGGCGCCACCGGCAGCGGGGCCGTGGCCAAGCTGATCAACAACCTGCTGGTCGGCGTGCATCAGCGGGCGCTGATCGAGATGCTGCTGGTGGGCCAGAAAGCCGGCGTGGACCTGGACGCGCTGTATCAGGTGCTGATGGGCAGCAGCGGGCGTAGCGCGATTCTGGAAATGATGTACCCGCGCCTGAAGGCGCGCGACCTGGAACCGAAGTTCCGTACCGAGCTGCTGCACAAGGATCTGCGCCTGGCGCTCGAAATGGCCGCCGCATGCGGCGTGCGCAGCGCGACCGGCGAGACGGCGTTCGCGGCCATCAATGCCGCCATGGCAGCCGGTTATGCCGATCGCGACACCCTGGCCATGCTGCTGCCGCTGGAACGGGATGCCGGCGTGCAGCTGTTCGGCGCTTCGCCTTGA
- a CDS encoding aldehyde dehydrogenase family protein: protein MNAINELPQSRLQDEINRVFALQQARKIELRQTTAEQRLEKLRRLRAAVIAHKADIVAAAHADMRKQPVEALLGEIMPVTQGIDLALKHLKRWMRPQRVKTPINMLGTRGEIRYEPKGAALIIAPWNVPVFLSFVPLTGAIAAGCTAIIKPSEMTPALGAVIRNIVAETFDEAEVAVFEGGPEVATALLTMPFDHIFYTGGPEIGKVVMRAAAEHLTSVTLELGGKSPVIVDESADIEAAAERLVWGKLLNGGQICVAPDYVLVHESRKEELLGALGRQLKTHATGEAGRAPDLTRIVNGRHHARVQGLLDDALARGARVVAGGQSDAADNFIAPTVLADVALDSRLMQEEIFGPLLPVLGYQDLNRALELINAKPKPLALYAFSRIKDNVERILRGTSAGGTTINHVMLHGLHPNLPFGGVNNSGIGKSGGFYGFQAFSNERAVLRQVSGISFTRWVMPPYSARLSRIMDRFVK from the coding sequence ATGAACGCCATCAACGAGCTGCCCCAGTCCCGTCTGCAGGACGAAATCAATCGGGTCTTCGCGTTGCAGCAGGCGCGCAAGATCGAGCTGCGCCAGACCACCGCCGAGCAGCGGCTGGAAAAACTGCGCCGCCTGCGCGCGGCGGTGATCGCGCACAAGGCGGACATCGTGGCGGCGGCCCACGCCGATATGCGCAAGCAGCCGGTCGAAGCGCTGCTGGGCGAGATCATGCCGGTCACGCAGGGCATCGACCTGGCGCTCAAGCACCTGAAGCGCTGGATGCGTCCGCAGCGCGTAAAGACGCCGATCAACATGCTCGGCACGCGCGGCGAAATCCGTTACGAGCCCAAGGGCGCGGCGCTGATCATCGCGCCGTGGAACGTGCCGGTGTTTCTGAGCTTCGTGCCGCTGACCGGCGCCATCGCCGCCGGCTGCACGGCCATCATCAAGCCGTCCGAGATGACTCCGGCGCTGGGCGCGGTGATTCGCAACATCGTCGCCGAAACCTTCGACGAGGCCGAAGTGGCGGTGTTCGAGGGCGGGCCGGAAGTGGCGACGGCGCTGCTGACGATGCCGTTCGATCACATTTTCTATACCGGCGGTCCGGAAATCGGCAAGGTCGTCATGCGCGCCGCGGCTGAGCACCTGACGTCGGTCACGCTGGAGCTGGGCGGCAAGTCGCCGGTGATCGTGGACGAGAGCGCCGACATCGAGGCCGCTGCCGAGCGCCTGGTGTGGGGCAAGCTGCTCAACGGTGGCCAGATCTGCGTGGCGCCCGACTACGTGCTGGTGCACGAGTCGCGCAAGGAAGAGCTGCTCGGTGCGCTCGGTCGGCAGCTGAAAACGCACGCCACCGGCGAGGCCGGCAGGGCGCCGGACCTGACGCGCATCGTGAACGGGCGCCACCACGCCCGCGTGCAGGGTCTGCTGGACGACGCCCTGGCGCGCGGCGCGCGGGTGGTGGCCGGTGGCCAGTCCGATGCGGCGGACAATTTCATCGCCCCCACGGTGCTGGCCGACGTGGCGCTCGACTCGCGGCTGATGCAGGAGGAGATCTTCGGCCCGCTGCTGCCGGTGCTCGGCTATCAGGATCTGAACCGCGCGCTGGAGCTGATCAACGCCAAGCCCAAGCCGCTGGCGCTGTATGCCTTCAGCCGCATCAAGGACAACGTCGAGCGCATCCTGCGCGGCACCTCGGCCGGCGGCACCACCATCAACCACGTGATGCTGCATGGCCTGCACCCGAACCTGCCGTTCGGCGGCGTGAACAACAGCGGCATCGGCAAGTCGGGCGGGTTCTATGGCTTTCAGGCGTTCTCGAACGAGCGCGCGGTGCTGCGCCAGGTCAGCGGCATCAGCTTCACGCGCTGGGTCATGCCGCCGTATTCGGCGCGTCTGTCCCGAATCATGGACCGCTTCGTGAAGTGA
- a CDS encoding alkane 1-monooxygenase: MDVALEQGKVRLSPLTKVGALPVSLTALLPFVGYALGGGMWHWLTIVLLFGVGPFLDRWLGEDNANVPAHLERQYEQSLYYRLTLWAYLPVQIALVLFSYHLIINTDMALYAQIGLALSMAVGVGFGATLAHELCHHPSRLDRFIGVQVLCLCGMANFLVYHNYGHHNVVATPEDPGSARYGESFWQFTVRNISRKFVMSWQIEAQRLRRLGSGWLSPRNLMIWLTLNELAWVVGLTWYFGPLALALFALQYAAPRFLLSVGDYLEHYGLSRRKLPNGEYEPPRAIHSWDDSYMLSNFLFTAVDRHADHHENSGRPFQILRVRPEAPRLPYGYLTMIFAAFVPPVWRRLVHPVLEAFYDKGEVVPHALPGALPERFVAGAHIH, translated from the coding sequence ATGGACGTCGCGCTTGAGCAAGGCAAGGTTCGACTCAGTCCGCTGACCAAGGTCGGCGCCCTTCCAGTCAGCCTGACCGCGCTGCTGCCGTTTGTGGGCTACGCATTGGGCGGCGGGATGTGGCACTGGCTGACCATCGTTCTGCTGTTTGGCGTCGGGCCGTTCCTGGATCGCTGGCTGGGCGAGGACAATGCCAACGTGCCGGCGCACCTGGAGCGCCAGTATGAGCAAAGCCTGTATTACCGCCTGACGCTGTGGGCGTACCTGCCGGTACAGATCGCGCTGGTGCTGTTCAGCTATCACCTGATCATCAATACCGACATGGCGCTGTACGCGCAGATCGGGCTGGCGCTGTCGATGGCGGTCGGCGTCGGTTTTGGCGCCACGCTGGCGCACGAGCTGTGTCATCACCCGAGCCGCCTGGACCGCTTCATCGGCGTGCAGGTGCTGTGCCTGTGCGGCATGGCCAATTTTCTCGTCTATCACAACTACGGGCACCACAACGTGGTGGCGACGCCTGAAGATCCGGGCTCGGCGCGCTACGGGGAGTCGTTCTGGCAGTTCACGGTGCGCAACATCTCGCGCAAGTTCGTGATGTCCTGGCAGATCGAGGCGCAGCGCCTGCGCCGTCTGGGCAGCGGCTGGCTGTCGCCGCGCAACCTGATGATCTGGCTGACCCTGAACGAACTGGCCTGGGTAGTGGGTCTGACCTGGTACTTCGGGCCGCTGGCGCTGGCGCTGTTTGCTTTGCAATACGCCGCGCCGCGCTTTTTGCTGTCGGTGGGCGACTACCTGGAGCACTACGGCCTGTCGCGGCGCAAGCTGCCCAATGGCGAGTACGAGCCGCCGCGGGCGATTCACTCCTGGGATGACAGCTACATGCTGAGCAACTTCCTGTTCACGGCGGTGGACCGCCACGCCGACCATCACGAGAACTCCGGCCGGCCGTTCCAGATCCTGCGCGTGCGACCCGAGGCGCCGCGCCTGCCGTACGGCTACCTGACCATGATCTTCGCCGCCTTCGTGCCGCCGGTCTGGCGGCGGCTGGTGCACCCGGTGCTCGAGGCTTTCTACGACAAGGGCGAGGTGGTGCCGCACGCGCTGCCCGGCGCGTTGCCGGAACGTTTCGTGGCCGGGGCCCATATCCACTGA
- a CDS encoding alpha/beta fold hydrolase: MPIARLNGIDINYQVNGDGPETLVLVHNVIANMSAYDDNAPVFGKHFRTIRFDLRGHGQSSKVSTQDEAPDFYTYENTAADLASLLDHLGVERCHVLGQAYWGVSTASTFMARHPERVQSLIAVSCDLLATPEGSGLFDSMTPQMRAGFERLHAVARSEGMLAVFEARKQTRTFWGDRLMASPAILERFRQMYADTSPLTFLNFPLMRPAAKQAITDALKAHRIPTFVLMGVQDPHPTEMIAHWKADYPDCHAMLLPDCGHYVAIENPGDFNRAVLNFLAGVRAYGQGF; encoded by the coding sequence ATGCCCATCGCCCGCCTGAACGGCATCGACATCAACTACCAGGTCAACGGCGACGGGCCGGAAACCCTGGTGCTGGTGCACAACGTGATCGCCAACATGAGCGCCTACGACGACAACGCGCCCGTGTTCGGCAAGCATTTTCGGACCATCCGCTTCGACCTGCGCGGGCACGGCCAGTCGTCCAAGGTCAGCACGCAGGATGAAGCGCCGGACTTCTACACCTACGAGAACACCGCGGCCGACTTGGCCTCGCTGCTGGATCACCTGGGCGTGGAACGCTGCCACGTGCTGGGGCAGGCGTATTGGGGCGTGAGCACGGCCAGCACCTTCATGGCGCGGCACCCCGAGCGCGTGCAGAGTCTCATCGCGGTGAGCTGCGACCTGTTGGCCACGCCCGAAGGAAGCGGCCTGTTCGACAGCATGACGCCGCAAATGCGCGCCGGCTTCGAGCGCCTGCACGCGGTGGCGCGCAGCGAGGGCATGCTGGCCGTGTTCGAGGCGCGCAAGCAGACGCGCACCTTCTGGGGCGATCGGCTGATGGCGAGCCCGGCCATTCTGGAGCGCTTCCGGCAGATGTACGCCGACACCTCGCCGCTGACCTTCCTCAACTTCCCGCTCATGCGCCCGGCCGCCAAGCAGGCCATCACCGACGCGCTCAAGGCGCACCGCATCCCGACCTTCGTGCTGATGGGCGTGCAGGACCCGCATCCGACCGAGATGATCGCCCACTGGAAGGCCGACTACCCGGACTGCCACGCCATGCTGCTGCCTGATTGCGGCCATTACGTGGCGATCGAGAACCCGGGCGACTTCAACCGGGCGGTGCTGAACTTCCTGGCTGGTGTGCGCGCGTACGGTCAGGGGTTCTGA
- the prfB gene encoding peptide chain release factor 2 (programmed frameshift) has product MIDISTQRNTLKELAARVATLRGYLDLDTKQERLTEVLRELEDPKVWENADRAQELNRERARLEEVVGGIGELTRGIADSLELAELIELEDDESAAAALTTDVERLEAHVQRLEFQRMFSGEADANNAYLDIQAGSGGTEAQDWAQMLLRMYLRWCERKGFEVEITEESDGEVAGIKSATVHVRGPYAYGYLRTETGVHRLVRKSPFDSGNRRHTSFASVYAYPEVDENIEVDINPADLRVDTYRASGAGGQHVNRTESAIRITHVPTGVVVACQADRSQHKNRATAMAQLRAKLYERELNARRAQAQATEDAKSDISWGHQIRSYVLDQSRIKDLRTDVETGNTQAVLDGDLDPFIEASLKSGL; this is encoded by the exons ATGATCGACATCAGCACCCAGCGAAACACCTTGAAAGAACTGGCGGCGCGGGTGGCCACGCTACGGGGGTATCTT GACCTCGATACCAAGCAAGAGCGCCTGACCGAGGTCCTGCGCGAGCTCGAAGACCCCAAGGTCTGGGAAAACGCCGACCGCGCCCAGGAACTGAACCGCGAGCGGGCGCGGCTGGAAGAAGTCGTCGGCGGCATCGGTGAACTGACGCGCGGCATCGCCGACAGCCTGGAGCTGGCCGAGCTGATCGAGCTGGAGGATGACGAGTCCGCCGCGGCTGCGCTGACGACGGACGTCGAGCGTCTCGAAGCCCATGTGCAGCGCCTGGAGTTCCAGCGCATGTTTTCCGGCGAGGCCGACGCCAACAACGCCTATCTGGACATCCAGGCCGGCTCCGGCGGTACCGAGGCGCAGGACTGGGCGCAGATGCTGCTGCGCATGTACCTGCGCTGGTGTGAACGCAAAGGCTTCGAGGTCGAGATCACGGAAGAATCCGACGGCGAGGTGGCCGGCATCAAGTCCGCCACCGTGCACGTGCGCGGCCCGTATGCCTACGGCTACCTGCGCACCGAAACCGGCGTTCACCGCCTGGTGCGCAAGTCCCCGTTCGACTCCGGCAACCGCCGCCACACCTCGTTCGCCTCCGTCTATGCCTATCCGGAAGTGGACGAGAACATCGAGGTCGACATCAACCCGGCCGACCTGCGTGTGGACACCTACCGTGCCTCCGGCGCCGGCGGCCAGCACGTGAACCGCACCGAGTCGGCCATCCGCATCACCCACGTGCCGACCGGCGTGGTGGTGGCCTGCCAAGCCGACCGCTCGCAGCACAAGAACCGCGCCACCGCCATGGCGCAGCTGCGCGCCAAGCTGTACGAGCGCGAGCTGAACGCCCGCCGCGCCCAGGCGCAGGCCACCGAGGACGCCAAGTCCGACATCTCCTGGGGTCACCAGATTCGCTCCTACGTGCTGGACCAGTCGCGCATCAAGGACCTGCGCACCGACGTCGAGACCGGCAACACGCAGGCGGTGCTCGACGGCGACCTGGACCCGTTCATCGAAGCCAGCCTCAAGAGCGGCCTGTAA